The Ananas comosus cultivar F153 linkage group 2, ASM154086v1, whole genome shotgun sequence genome contains a region encoding:
- the LOC109706592 gene encoding myb-related protein 308-like isoform X1: MGRRPCCSKEGQNKGAWSVSEDKILTEYIKLHGEGKWRDLPTRAGLKRCGKSCRLRWMNYLRPGIKRGNISDDEVELIIKLHKLLGNRWSLIARRLPGRTDNEIKNYWNTNLSKKAEPRQTVHNSKRRDVNVLDSSEATATADKQSHQVIRTKAVRCTKVYLQTLQDLDDTAKPNNENIAPPSNETPSSSLLPPHAGSIDLFMDFNMEELMSSFADDGFYSLCNNNRDKDDGNAIGSHAGEDSLWFSETIQEEWRENNGADLGDFACI; this comes from the exons ATGGGGAGGAGACCTTGTTGTTCTAAGGAGGGACAAAATAAAGGAGCATGGTCGGTTTCTGAAGATAAGATCCTTACCGAGTACATCAAGCTTCACGGTGAAGGAAAATGGAGAGATCTCCCAACAAGAGCAG GATTAAAGCGATGTGGGAAGAGTTGTCGCCTTCGATGGATGAATTATTTGAGACCCGGTATCAAGAGGGGAAACATTTCTGACGACGAAGTGGAGCTCATCATCAAACTCCACAAGCTCCTTGGCAACAG ATGGTCCCTAATAGCAAGGAGACTTCCAGGGCGAACAGACAATGAAATCAAGAATTACTGGAACACAAACCTTAGCAAAAAAGCAGAGCCCCGACAAACTGTGCACAACTCGAAGAGAAGAGATGTTAATGTATTGGACTCATCAGAAGCAACTGCTACAGCCGACAAACAGTCCCATCAAGTTATCCGAACCAAAGCAGTGAGGTGCACCAAAGTTTATCTCCAGACGCTACAAGATCTAGATGATACCGCAAAGCCAAACAATGAGAATATAGCTCCTCCGAGCAACGAGacaccatcttcttccttgcTTCCTCCGCATGCCGGTTCGATCGATCTGTTCATGGACTTCAACATGGAAGAGCTCATGTCGAGCTTCGCGGATGATGGATTCTACAGTCTATGCAATAACAACCGGGACAAAGACGATGGCAACGCGATCGGTTCTCATGCCGGTGAGGATTCGCTTTGGTTTAGCGAAACCATCCAAGAAGAGTGGAGAGAAAACAATGGCGCAGATCTTGGCGATTTTGCATGTATTTGA
- the LOC109706592 gene encoding transcription factor TT2-like isoform X2, giving the protein MNYLRPGIKRGNISDDEVELIIKLHKLLGNRWSLIARRLPGRTDNEIKNYWNTNLSKKAEPRQTVHNSKRRDVNVLDSSEATATADKQSHQVIRTKAVRCTKVYLQTLQDLDDTAKPNNENIAPPSNETPSSSLLPPHAGSIDLFMDFNMEELMSSFADDGFYSLCNNNRDKDDGNAIGSHAGEDSLWFSETIQEEWRENNGADLGDFACI; this is encoded by the exons ATGAATTATTTGAGACCCGGTATCAAGAGGGGAAACATTTCTGACGACGAAGTGGAGCTCATCATCAAACTCCACAAGCTCCTTGGCAACAG ATGGTCCCTAATAGCAAGGAGACTTCCAGGGCGAACAGACAATGAAATCAAGAATTACTGGAACACAAACCTTAGCAAAAAAGCAGAGCCCCGACAAACTGTGCACAACTCGAAGAGAAGAGATGTTAATGTATTGGACTCATCAGAAGCAACTGCTACAGCCGACAAACAGTCCCATCAAGTTATCCGAACCAAAGCAGTGAGGTGCACCAAAGTTTATCTCCAGACGCTACAAGATCTAGATGATACCGCAAAGCCAAACAATGAGAATATAGCTCCTCCGAGCAACGAGacaccatcttcttccttgcTTCCTCCGCATGCCGGTTCGATCGATCTGTTCATGGACTTCAACATGGAAGAGCTCATGTCGAGCTTCGCGGATGATGGATTCTACAGTCTATGCAATAACAACCGGGACAAAGACGATGGCAACGCGATCGGTTCTCATGCCGGTGAGGATTCGCTTTGGTTTAGCGAAACCATCCAAGAAGAGTGGAGAGAAAACAATGGCGCAGATCTTGGCGATTTTGCATGTATTTGA
- the LOC109706589 gene encoding growth-regulating factor 1-like has translation MMSGRSSRYPFTPSQWQELEHQALIYKYMVSGIPIPSDLILPIRRSFLLDSTITSPSLALPPHQPPSLGWGCFQLGYGRKAEDPEPGRCRRTDGKKWRCSKEAYPDSKYCEKHMHRGKNRSRKPVEISLANSSSSSSSSSSSSSSSSSSSSSSSSSSSSSSSSSSSSSLSHGLSHYPSSLSISAAPEPHHHLLYPYYGTRPPFHWDNTSPYSAEKDYRYGHGMKDEYSFVSEASAGGRESSWQFRPLGMSSLGDPKHGSNELFKEAEEEEAKQQQHCFILGADFKLEKPAKTERAEHGEGQKPLRHFFDEWPPQKSKDSWMDLEGENASLAYSKTQLSISIPMAHHDFSIAAPRYRNDE, from the exons ATGATGAGTGGGAGAAGCAGCAGGTACCCTTTCACTCCATCACAATGGCAAGAGCTGGAGCACCAAGCCCTCATTTACAAGTACATGGTTTCAGGGATCCCCATCCCCTCTGATCTCATCCTCCCCATTAGAAGAAGCTTCCTGCTTGACTCCACCATCACCTCTCCCTCCCTTGCCCTCCCTCCTCATCAGCCCCCCTCTT TGGGATGGGGATGTTTTCAGCTGGGGTATGGCAGGAAGGCAGAGGACCCAGAGCCTGGGAGGTGCAGGAGAACAGATGGCAAGAAATGGAGGTGCTCCAAGGAGGCTTATCCTGATTCCAAGTACTGCGAGAAGCACATGCACAGGGGCAAGAACCGTTCAAGAAAGCCTGTGGAAATCTCTCTCGccaactcctcctcctcctcctcctcctcttcttcctcctcctcctcttcttcctcctcctcttcttcttcttcctcttcctcttcttcttcttcctcttcttcttcttcctcttctttatCACACGGCCTCTCTCACTacccttcttctctctccatctctGCCGCACCGGAgccccaccaccacctcctctaCCCTTATTACGGAACCAGACCCCCCTTCCACTGGGACAACACCTCTCCTTACTCTGCTGAGAAAGATTACAG GTATGGTCATGGAATGAAGGACGAGTACTCTTTCGTCTCGGAGGCCTCAGCGGGAGGGAGGGAGAGCTCGTGGCAGTTTAGGCCGCTGGGGATGAGCTCCTTGGGAGACCCAAAACATGGCTCGAATGAGCTTTTCAAGGAAGCAGAAGAGGAGGAGgccaagcagcagcagcactgcTTTATTCTGGGAGCTGATTTTAAGCTCGAAAAGCCCGCGAAGACGGAGCGAGCCGAGCACGGCGAGGGCCAGAAGCCGCTGCGCCATTTCTTCGACGAGTGGCCGCCGCAGAAGAGCAAGGATTCGTGGATGGACTTGGAAGGCGAGAATGCCAGCTTGGCCTACTCCAAGACCCAGCTCTCCATCTCCATCCCCATGGCTCACCACGACTTCTCCATCGCCGCCCCCCGATATCGAAATG ATGAATGA